A genomic region of Melanotaenia boesemani isolate fMelBoe1 chromosome 21, fMelBoe1.pri, whole genome shotgun sequence contains the following coding sequences:
- the prrt2 gene encoding trafficking regulator of GLUT4 1 isoform X2 — translation MAVNMMPAPTIWPGEEQPSLLDQEGSLSGQAPVSVPCPPDTGEQLLHSSSSPTGTRPPRSKSRGELVIVINEKLKNSNGIHSAPTESTSPVISSPPRRQHSISYPHHGKTRKGSRAGSIGYTAFSPRPSISRHSSIATNPPLDRTKVKDYLLLSVLACFCPVWPINIVGFVYSIMSKNSLEQGNLDGAVRLGRVAKMLSVVSLVGGTIIIIACIVNLAINVKT, via the exons ATGGCTGTAAACATGATGCCAGCCCCAACCATTTGGCCAGGGGAAGAACAACCATCCCTGCTGGATCAGGAGGGCTCTCTGTCGGGCCAAGCGCCTGTCTCTGTGCCATGCCCACCAGACACAGGTGAACAACTcctccacagcagcagcagcccgACTGGCACGAGACCCCCCCGCAGCAAATCCAGAGGAGAGCTAGTTATAGTCATCAACGAGAAACTGAAGAACA GTAACGGGATCCATTCGGCACCTACAGAGAGCACCTCTCCAGTCATCTCCTCCCCTCCCAGAAGACAACACTCAATCTCCTACCCTCACCACGGCAAGACCAGGAAGGGCAGCAGGGCGGGCTCTATTGGATACACCGCCTTCTCACCCAGACCATCAATCTCTCGTCATTCCAGCATTGCCACAAACCCACCCTTGGACCGGACCAAGGTCAAAGACTACCTCCTCCTATCTGTACTGGCCTGCTTCTGTCCGGTCTGGCCCATCAACATTGTTGGATTTGTCTACTCCATCATG TCCAAGAACAGTTTGGAGCAGGGGAACCTGGATGGTGCTGTGCGTCTTGGACGTGTGGCAAAGATGCTCTCCGTGGTGTCACTAGTAGGAGGGACGATCATTATCATCGCCTGCATTGTCAACCTAGCCA taaaTGTGAAAACCTGA
- the prrt2 gene encoding trafficking regulator of GLUT4 1 isoform X1 yields the protein MAVNMMPAPTIWPGEEQPSLLDQEGSLSGQAPVSVPCPPDTGEQLLHSSSSPTGTRPPRSKSRGELVIVINEKLKNSNGIHSAPTESTSPVISSPPRRQHSISYPHHGKTRKGSRAGSIGYTAFSPRPSISRHSSIATNPPLDRTKVKDYLLLSVLACFCPVWPINIVGFVYSIMSKNSLEQGNLDGAVRLGRVAKMLSVVSLVGGTIIIIACIVNLASECPKSDL from the exons ATGGCTGTAAACATGATGCCAGCCCCAACCATTTGGCCAGGGGAAGAACAACCATCCCTGCTGGATCAGGAGGGCTCTCTGTCGGGCCAAGCGCCTGTCTCTGTGCCATGCCCACCAGACACAGGTGAACAACTcctccacagcagcagcagcccgACTGGCACGAGACCCCCCCGCAGCAAATCCAGAGGAGAGCTAGTTATAGTCATCAACGAGAAACTGAAGAACA GTAACGGGATCCATTCGGCACCTACAGAGAGCACCTCTCCAGTCATCTCCTCCCCTCCCAGAAGACAACACTCAATCTCCTACCCTCACCACGGCAAGACCAGGAAGGGCAGCAGGGCGGGCTCTATTGGATACACCGCCTTCTCACCCAGACCATCAATCTCTCGTCATTCCAGCATTGCCACAAACCCACCCTTGGACCGGACCAAGGTCAAAGACTACCTCCTCCTATCTGTACTGGCCTGCTTCTGTCCGGTCTGGCCCATCAACATTGTTGGATTTGTCTACTCCATCATG TCCAAGAACAGTTTGGAGCAGGGGAACCTGGATGGTGCTGTGCGTCTTGGACGTGTGGCAAAGATGCTCTCCGTGGTGTCACTAGTAGGAGGGACGATCATTATCATCGCCTGCATTGTCAACCTAGCCAGTGAGTGTCCCAAATCTGACCTTTAA